The Butyrivibrio sp. AE3004 genome contains a region encoding:
- a CDS encoding GH32 C-terminal domain-containing protein → MTTGEFCKEEIHSIDYGIDFYAPQTLLTPDGRRVMIGWLQNWDTITPPQTVLPWEGQMSLPRELEVKNGRLYQNPVRELLSYRIGDAVKGEYVLNDEEREINGISGRTVDLTVDIEAADLSDIYHRFAIRFARNDRYYTSISFRPGESVLRIDRKFSGSRRGIIHQRRARVEHENGRIRLRIIIDRYSVEIFVNDGEKVLSAILETDVAADGISFIAEGKAKINVEHYNISLENIF, encoded by the coding sequence TTGACAACGGGGGAATTCTGCAAGGAGGAGATACATTCAATTGATTACGGAATTGATTTTTATGCTCCTCAGACGTTGCTTACCCCTGACGGCAGAAGGGTTATGATAGGCTGGCTTCAGAACTGGGATACCATTACCCCGCCACAGACCGTACTTCCGTGGGAGGGACAGATGTCGCTGCCCCGTGAGCTTGAGGTAAAGAATGGTAGGCTTTATCAGAATCCTGTCAGGGAGCTACTGTCATATCGCATAGGCGATGCAGTTAAGGGCGAGTATGTTCTTAATGATGAGGAGAGAGAGATAAACGGAATAAGTGGCCGAACTGTGGATCTTACAGTAGACATTGAGGCTGCTGATCTTTCTGATATCTATCACAGATTTGCCATCAGATTCGCCAGAAATGACAGGTATTATACATCCATTAGTTTCAGACCCGGGGAATCGGTTCTTAGAATAGACAGGAAATTTTCGGGCTCCCGAAGAGGAATAATACATCAGAGGAGGGCAAGGGTAGAGCACGAAAATGGTCGGATAAGACTTCGGATTATCATTGACAGGTACAGTGTAGAAATTTTCGTCAATGACGGAGAAAAAGTGCTCTCCGCGATTCTGGAGACAGACGTTGCGGCTGATGGAATCTCTTTTATCGCTGAGGGAAAAGCGAAGATCAACGTAGAACATTATAATATTTCTCTTGAAAACATTTTTTAA
- a CDS encoding transporter substrate-binding domain-containing protein yields MKKRLVAMVITGLMGVMALTGCGKADKQTASAADKKVLRVGMECAYAPFNWTQDANTTPDGSKAVPIYDSKYYAYGYDVAVAQKLADELGMGLEIHKVEWSSIGISLDSGDYDVIIAGMGRTAEREESYSFTNPYYYRDNCIVVKKGSPYESVTGLSQLAGTGCKVTTQLGTGWIPLLDQIEGAELVGNYETTSECFMAVENGVADVCIVDLPTAQSAVLTNEDLIIVSFDESDSFTGDDEMVNVCIATRKDDTELRDKLQGAMDAIGWNDKSKMDELMSTVLTQQPAAN; encoded by the coding sequence ATGAAGAAAAGACTAGTTGCTATGGTAATTACAGGACTTATGGGTGTGATGGCTCTTACAGGATGTGGTAAGGCTGACAAGCAGACAGCATCCGCTGCTGACAAAAAGGTACTAAGAGTCGGAATGGAATGCGCTTATGCACCGTTTAACTGGACTCAGGATGCAAATACAACACCTGATGGAAGCAAAGCGGTTCCGATATATGACTCAAAATATTATGCATATGGTTATGACGTGGCTGTAGCACAGAAGCTTGCAGACGAGTTGGGAATGGGACTTGAGATACACAAGGTGGAATGGTCATCAATAGGAATCTCACTTGATTCAGGCGACTACGACGTGATCATAGCAGGAATGGGAAGAACAGCTGAGAGAGAGGAATCCTACAGCTTTACGAATCCCTATTATTACAGAGATAACTGCATTGTAGTGAAAAAGGGCAGTCCTTACGAAAGCGTTACAGGACTATCACAGCTTGCGGGCACCGGTTGCAAGGTTACTACACAGCTGGGAACAGGATGGATTCCACTTCTGGATCAGATTGAAGGCGCTGAGCTTGTAGGTAATTACGAGACTACTTCCGAGTGCTTCATGGCAGTTGAGAATGGCGTTGCAGATGTCTGCATTGTGGATCTTCCTACAGCACAGTCAGCAGTACTTACAAACGAAGACTTGATAATTGTTTCCTTTGACGAATCTGATTCATTTACAGGTGATGATGAGATGGTAAATGTATGTATAGCAACAAGAAAAGATGACACTGAGCTTAGAGACAAGCTCCAGGGTGCAATGGATGCCATCGGCTGGAATGACAAGTCTAAGATGGATGAACTCATGAGTACTGTACTGACGCAGCAGCCGGCAGCAAACTAA
- a CDS encoding helix-turn-helix domain-containing protein, which yields MITCRDIYNLQLDGVELLTGETGLDRMVSWTYYVQTKPYDDHMNHGNFALIVIDYLRFSFEEAYNAMIELNDLGISGMGISVVEDRESVPEKMINKAKELELPLFFIRWEGASFVDIAQSIGQLILETTVNNKRTGDYLYNLLFGYEVNDKYIEKISGQFGLSFDRPYRVGIIVIDRKYGVNLEQDEHTYTYYTDCLNRMVIHMKKRPMYMRFLNKFVLLFEKTENKDTEHEIEVILRELDSRSEFKGYISSTCILGSPYTKPADFGKSYQEAKNLIPKKDYLPNPTGKKVLSASSMGIYKYLFNSSNHSEILGYCNNKLTKLEEYDHANGTFLIDTIEAYYMHGFNVGKTAEALFVHRNSLQYRLRKIEEILGMSLEDSMEYLDLVNCILVKKLMFDS from the coding sequence TTGATAACCTGCAGAGATATATACAATCTTCAACTGGATGGAGTTGAACTACTTACCGGTGAAACCGGACTTGATAGAATGGTGTCATGGACGTATTACGTTCAGACAAAACCCTACGACGACCATATGAATCATGGGAATTTCGCACTTATTGTCATTGATTATTTGCGGTTTTCCTTTGAAGAAGCCTACAATGCCATGATTGAACTAAATGATCTTGGAATCTCGGGCATGGGTATATCAGTTGTTGAGGATAGGGAAAGTGTCCCTGAAAAAATGATAAATAAAGCTAAAGAGCTGGAACTTCCATTATTTTTCATAAGATGGGAAGGTGCGAGCTTTGTCGATATTGCGCAGAGTATAGGTCAACTGATCCTTGAAACTACTGTTAACAACAAGCGGACAGGAGATTATCTCTACAACCTTCTTTTTGGATATGAAGTTAATGACAAGTACATCGAGAAGATTTCAGGACAGTTCGGACTTTCTTTTGACAGACCCTACCGTGTTGGAATTATAGTGATCGACAGAAAATACGGAGTGAATCTTGAGCAGGATGAACACACCTATACTTATTACACCGACTGTCTTAACCGCATGGTAATACACATGAAAAAACGGCCAATGTACATGAGGTTTCTTAATAAATTTGTTCTTTTATTTGAGAAAACAGAAAACAAAGATACCGAGCACGAGATAGAAGTAATCCTAAGAGAGTTGGATTCCAGGAGTGAATTCAAGGGGTATATCAGTAGCACATGTATTCTGGGAAGCCCCTACACCAAGCCTGCAGACTTCGGCAAAAGTTATCAGGAAGCCAAAAATCTAATTCCCAAAAAGGATTATCTGCCAAATCCCACAGGTAAGAAGGTTTTAAGTGCAAGCTCCATGGGAATTTACAAATACCTATTTAACAGTAGTAATCACAGTGAAATTCTAGGATATTGCAACAATAAGCTTACAAAACTCGAAGAGTACGACCATGCTAACGGCACTTTTCTGATAGATACAATAGAGGCTTACTATATGCATGGTTTTAATGTGGGAAAAACAGCTGAGGCTCTTTTTGTACACAGGAATTCTTTGCAGTACAGGCTTAGAAAGATAGAGGAAATTTTGGGCATGAGTCTTGAGGATTCTATGGAATATCTCGATCTTGTAAACTGCATTCTGGTTAAGAAGCTGATGTTTGATTCATGA
- a CDS encoding GNAT family N-acetyltransferase, whose protein sequence is MDIQVRNANKADFQAVRRIMNQVQEMHVEWRPDIYKPNEDFITEEVFDRMIGCGNLFVADMGGIVAGVLEITYRHIESPTHVTRDVIFIDTMAVDSEFRGKGIGHQFFGKVKELKEASGLDGIELQVNARNHAAYEMYREYGFTEKSINMELL, encoded by the coding sequence ATGGATATACAAGTAAGAAACGCAAATAAGGCAGACTTTCAGGCTGTTAGACGAATAATGAATCAGGTTCAGGAAATGCATGTAGAATGGCGACCGGATATCTATAAACCCAATGAAGATTTTATAACAGAAGAAGTTTTTGATAGGATGATCGGTTGTGGAAATCTTTTTGTTGCAGATATGGGAGGTATAGTAGCGGGAGTTCTCGAAATAACATATAGGCATATTGAAAGTCCTACTCACGTTACAAGAGATGTGATTTTTATAGACACTATGGCTGTTGATTCGGAATTTAGAGGGAAAGGTATCGGACATCAGTTTTTTGGCAAAGTGAAAGAGCTGAAGGAGGCTTCCGGTTTAGATGGAATAGAACTTCAGGTAAATGCCAGGAACCATGCTGCATATGAAATGTACAGGGAATACGGGTTTACAGAAAAATCGATTAATATGGAATTGCTATAA
- a CDS encoding aspartate aminotransferase family protein — MKLADTGLTAEDIKEKVSKYMIETYERMDFVCEKAKDQYLYDEKGEKYLDFYAGIAVNSAGSCNEKVVEAVIDQVHDVMHTFNYPYTVPQALLAEKICTTIGMDKIFYQNSGTEANEAMIKMARKYGIEKYGPNKYHIVTAKMGFHGRTFGAMSATGQPGNGCQVGFGPMTYGFSYAPYNDLQAFKDACTENTIAIMIEPVQGEGGVHPATMEFMTGLRKFCDEKGMLLLIDEVQTGWCRTGKVMSYMNYGIKPDIVSMAKALGGGMPIGAICATAEVAKAFSAGSHGTTFGGHPVSCAAALAEVNELLDRHLADNAAKVGEYFKDKLSGLPHVKEVRGQGLLVGVEFDDSVKGVDVKHECLHRHLLITAIGEHIIRMVPPLIITEKDCDDAFEIIKASVEALAA; from the coding sequence ATGAAATTAGCAGATACAGGTTTAACAGCTGAAGATATTAAGGAGAAAGTCAGCAAATACATGATTGAAACCTATGAGAGAATGGATTTTGTGTGTGAAAAAGCAAAGGATCAGTATTTGTATGATGAGAAGGGTGAGAAATATCTGGATTTTTACGCAGGAATAGCTGTGAATTCTGCAGGAAGCTGCAATGAAAAGGTAGTAGAAGCAGTAATTGATCAGGTTCATGATGTAATGCATACCTTTAATTACCCATACACTGTTCCGCAGGCACTTCTGGCAGAGAAAATATGCACAACTATAGGAATGGATAAGATTTTTTATCAGAATTCCGGAACAGAAGCCAACGAAGCAATGATCAAGATGGCAAGAAAATATGGTATTGAAAAATATGGTCCCAACAAATATCACATCGTTACCGCCAAGATGGGGTTCCACGGAAGAACCTTCGGAGCAATGTCTGCAACAGGACAACCGGGAAATGGTTGTCAGGTGGGCTTTGGTCCCATGACCTACGGCTTTTCATATGCTCCCTACAACGATCTTCAGGCATTTAAGGATGCTTGTACCGAGAACACAATAGCAATCATGATTGAACCGGTACAGGGAGAAGGCGGGGTACATCCTGCAACTATGGAATTCATGACGGGTTTACGCAAGTTCTGCGATGAAAAAGGAATGCTTCTTCTTATTGACGAGGTCCAGACGGGTTGGTGCAGAACCGGTAAGGTTATGAGCTACATGAACTACGGAATTAAACCGGATATTGTGTCTATGGCGAAGGCACTTGGAGGCGGAATGCCTATAGGAGCAATTTGTGCAACTGCTGAAGTAGCCAAGGCCTTTTCTGCAGGATCTCACGGTACTACCTTTGGAGGGCATCCGGTATCCTGTGCAGCGGCTCTCGCAGAGGTCAATGAACTTCTCGACAGACATCTGGCTGATAATGCGGCTAAGGTGGGAGAATATTTTAAGGATAAGTTATCAGGCCTTCCTCATGTAAAAGAGGTACGTGGCCAGGGACTTCTTGTGGGCGTTGAGTTTGATGACTCTGTCAAAGGTGTTGATGTAAAGCATGAGTGCCTGCATAGACATCTTCTGATAACAGCCATTGGTGAACACATCATCAGAATGGTTCCTCCGCTTATAATTACAGAAAAGGACTGTGATGATGCTTTTGAGATTATTAAGGCATCGGTTGAGGCATTGGCGGCGTGA
- a CDS encoding iron-containing alcohol dehydrogenase family protein: MKDFSFSIPQNVRFGLGALKKLSEITNEKNFKKAYVISGPNLKKSGLVDICEHILFKSGVKSMSFTETEGNPSVETVEKAAEGFRLSGADFIVAFGGGSPIDVAKAVAVLVTHGGKVADYEGVGKVPGPVVPVIAIPTTAGTGSEVTAFSVITDHSRNYKLTIGSNYLIPEYAILDPELIMSVPRGTAAACGIDAFVHALEAYISKGSSPFSDMFAKKALNLIGKNIKRYIESRIDANACEAMMLGSLFAGIAFSHARLGDVHAMSHPVSAYFNVPHGVANAILLPAVVDFNMECAKDKYLYIYNCIAETPVSEISFSPDMLAAEIRIFEHELGIPSSLSEVGVNSDLFAKMADDAMKSGNINVNPRYTSKADLLMLYEAAY; this comes from the coding sequence ATGAAGGATTTTTCATTTTCAATTCCACAAAATGTTAGGTTTGGTTTGGGTGCTTTAAAAAAGCTTTCTGAAATCACTAATGAAAAAAATTTTAAAAAAGCATATGTTATTTCCGGTCCGAATCTGAAGAAATCAGGACTTGTAGATATTTGTGAACACATACTGTTTAAGAGCGGCGTAAAAAGTATGAGTTTTACAGAGACAGAAGGTAATCCTTCCGTAGAAACCGTAGAAAAAGCAGCCGAAGGCTTTAGGTTGAGCGGAGCAGATTTTATTGTTGCTTTTGGTGGAGGATCTCCCATAGACGTAGCTAAAGCTGTCGCTGTCCTTGTGACCCATGGCGGGAAGGTTGCGGATTATGAGGGCGTGGGAAAAGTTCCCGGGCCGGTTGTCCCTGTTATTGCAATTCCAACAACCGCAGGTACAGGCTCTGAGGTTACCGCATTTTCTGTAATTACTGACCATTCGAGAAATTACAAACTGACAATAGGCAGCAATTATCTGATTCCTGAATACGCGATACTTGATCCGGAGCTAATTATGTCGGTGCCGCGTGGGACTGCCGCTGCATGTGGAATTGATGCATTTGTTCATGCTCTTGAAGCGTATATTTCCAAAGGTTCATCACCATTTTCTGATATGTTTGCGAAGAAGGCTCTGAACCTTATCGGGAAAAATATAAAGCGATATATTGAATCCAGAATAGATGCAAATGCTTGCGAAGCCATGATGCTGGGATCTCTTTTCGCAGGAATAGCTTTTTCACATGCCAGGCTTGGCGATGTACATGCCATGAGTCATCCCGTAAGCGCATATTTTAATGTTCCGCACGGAGTAGCTAATGCAATACTCTTGCCTGCTGTTGTGGATTTCAACATGGAATGTGCTAAGGATAAATACCTGTATATTTACAACTGTATTGCAGAAACTCCTGTTTCAGAAATCTCATTTTCACCGGACATGCTTGCAGCTGAAATAAGAATTTTTGAACATGAATTAGGTATTCCTTCTTCACTGTCTGAAGTAGGTGTAAATAGTGATCTTTTTGCAAAGATGGCAGATGATGCAATGAAAAGCGGAAATATAAATGTAAACCCCAGATATACCTCAAAGGCGGATTTGCTGATGCTTTACGAAGCAGCGTATTAA
- a CDS encoding cytidylate kinase-like family protein, whose protein sequence is MENFVVTFARGFGSGGKEIASRLAKDLGIHCYENRILTLASQLSGLDENIFNEVNEKIREKDGFSAFLKGLPRSKSYIARNEKFVSDDRLFEYQSQIIRDLAEKESCVIVGKCADYVLRDKKNVVSVYIEAPRAFCVQRTMENMGVTEAVAHATIERTDKFRSDYYKYYTKGNYWTNPINYDITLNSERVGIENCVKTLEQYLIVKGFITKDRIKVVNRGLKVV, encoded by the coding sequence ATGGAGAATTTTGTTGTTACTTTTGCAAGAGGATTTGGAAGCGGTGGCAAGGAGATTGCCTCCAGACTTGCGAAAGATTTGGGAATTCACTGTTATGAAAACAGAATACTTACGCTTGCAAGCCAGCTTAGCGGTCTTGATGAGAACATTTTTAATGAGGTTAATGAAAAAATCAGAGAAAAAGATGGTTTTTCTGCTTTTTTGAAGGGTCTCCCAAGATCCAAAAGCTATATTGCAAGAAATGAAAAATTTGTTTCTGATGACAGACTTTTTGAGTATCAGAGTCAGATCATCAGGGATCTGGCAGAAAAAGAATCATGCGTTATTGTTGGAAAATGCGCAGATTATGTGCTTCGCGATAAGAAAAATGTCGTGAGTGTATATATAGAGGCGCCAAGAGCTTTTTGTGTACAGAGAACTATGGAAAACATGGGTGTTACTGAAGCTGTAGCCCATGCGACCATAGAAAGGACGGATAAGTTCAGGTCGGATTACTACAAGTATTACACGAAGGGCAATTACTGGACCAATCCGATTAACTATGACATCACTCTTAACAGTGAGAGAGTAGGTATAGAAAACTGCGTAAAGACTTTGGAACAATATCTGATTGTAAAAGGATTCATTACCAAGGATCGGATAAAAGTCGTAAATCGCGGACTAAAGGTGGTATGA
- a CDS encoding amino acid ABC transporter permease, whose amino-acid sequence MIYENPQTLIEWMVFLTQKYSGMFIEGTILTLYIAVSGTILGFILGYVVGLVDDIKISEGDHVIKKTLVKIIKAIFALYVEVFRDTPMIVQAMIIYYGFRQMGTEMTSVFAGILVTVLNTGAYMGETVRGGIGSIDYGQREGAWAMGMSPFKTMLYIVLPQAFKNIIPEMANTFLTNLKMTSVLNVIAVQELFMAAKTVGGNYYKYFESYLIIASIYFVLCFAFNKLFKLIEKRMEGSPDYALAVEYMDNQ is encoded by the coding sequence ATGATCTATGAAAATCCGCAAACTCTAATTGAATGGATGGTCTTTCTTACACAGAAATACTCCGGAATGTTCATCGAAGGAACGATACTAACATTATATATTGCAGTATCAGGTACAATCCTCGGTTTCATACTGGGTTATGTAGTCGGTCTTGTGGACGACATTAAAATCAGTGAAGGTGACCATGTCATTAAGAAGACATTGGTAAAAATCATTAAAGCGATTTTTGCATTATATGTCGAGGTATTCAGGGATACACCTATGATAGTACAGGCGATGATAATCTACTATGGCTTTAGACAGATGGGAACCGAGATGACATCTGTGTTTGCAGGTATTCTGGTCACTGTGCTCAATACCGGAGCATACATGGGTGAGACCGTCAGAGGAGGAATCGGATCCATAGATTACGGTCAGCGTGAAGGCGCATGGGCAATGGGAATGTCACCGTTTAAGACGATGCTTTATATAGTACTTCCTCAGGCCTTCAAGAATATAATCCCGGAGATGGCCAACACCTTTCTGACAAACCTGAAGATGACTTCAGTGCTCAATGTAATCGCTGTGCAGGAGCTTTTCATGGCGGCAAAGACTGTGGGAGGCAATTACTACAAGTATTTTGAGTCTTACCTGATTATAGCTTCCATCTATTTTGTACTCTGTTTCGCCTTTAACAAACTGTTCAAGCTTATCGAAAAGCGTATGGAAGGTAGTCCCGATTACGCGCTTGCAGTTGAATATATGGATAATCAGTGA
- a CDS encoding amino acid ABC transporter ATP-binding protein — translation MSDVVISVKELSKSFGNHEVLRKIDIDVRRGEIICIVGSSGSGKSTLLRCINKLEKQTSGKVLYHNKEVRDVQKDINEYRSKVGMVFQSFNLFNNMTVLENCMLCTRKVLRISKEEAFNRAITHLKEVGMAPYINAKPAQLSGGQKQRVAIARALCMNPEVLLFDEPTSALDPEMVGEVLGVMKELAKTGLTMIIVTHEMAFARDVSTRTIFMDSGYVAEDAAPAVLFTNPTNPRTREFLGRYLAG, via the coding sequence ATGAGTGATGTTGTTATTTCTGTTAAAGAGCTTAGTAAGTCCTTCGGAAACCACGAGGTGCTTAGAAAAATCGATATAGATGTACGAAGAGGCGAGATTATTTGTATTGTCGGATCCTCCGGTTCCGGTAAATCCACCCTTCTTAGGTGCATCAATAAACTGGAAAAGCAGACCTCCGGCAAGGTACTCTATCACAATAAGGAGGTCAGGGACGTACAAAAGGATATAAACGAGTACCGTTCCAAGGTGGGCATGGTATTCCAGTCCTTTAACCTGTTTAACAATATGACAGTTCTTGAAAACTGTATGCTTTGTACCAGAAAGGTTCTTCGCATATCAAAGGAGGAAGCCTTTAACAGAGCGATTACGCACCTTAAGGAAGTCGGAATGGCACCTTATATCAATGCAAAGCCGGCGCAGCTTTCTGGAGGACAAAAACAAAGGGTTGCAATAGCAAGGGCGCTTTGTATGAATCCCGAGGTTCTTCTCTTTGATGAACCCACATCCGCGCTAGATCCCGAGATGGTTGGCGAAGTTTTAGGTGTTATGAAGGAGCTGGCAAAAACAGGTCTTACCATGATAATTGTTACTCATGAAATGGCATTTGCAAGGGATGTTTCAACCAGAACAATATTTATGGATTCAGGGTATGTGGCTGAGGATGCGGCACCGGCCGTGCTATTTACCAATCCTACAAATCCCAGAACCAGAGAGTTTCTCGGAAGATATCTGGCTGGCTAA
- a CDS encoding PEP/pyruvate-binding domain-containing protein encodes MAAFDRVLSGIPEMDKSLDNIRLGDNVVFRVSELSEFKLFVDPFIEQAKKDKRNIIYFRFATHEPLVEDCPEVKTIHVPLTHRFETFTVDIHNYIEKEGKDAFYVFDCLSELQIRWATDLMMGNFFRVTCPFLFILDTVAFFPIIRGKHSFHAINKILNTTQLFLDVYTDSRNVYVRPEKVWNRDSETMFLPHIYRKEEGTFRPILDGVQSSRFYQLLDDFQRPGEDQYIDFWDKFFNTAKMQYDNQMDVEEYCNMMCNIMMTRDEKMRLMVKKHFKPKDYFNVRNHMIGTGLIGGKACGMLLARAIIRNISPEINEVLEPHDSFFIGSDIYYTYIVDNEFWDLRIRQRTEEEYFSLAEEFAGKLKSGVFSEDLCTQFKHILEYYGQDPFIVRSSSILEDGFGNAFAGKYESVFCANRGTLEERLLEFENAIRTVYASSMSLSALDYRKRRGLDKRDEQMALLVQRVSGSYYGPYYMPCAAGVGYSYSPYKFLADIDPKAGMLRLVMGLGTSAVDRTMGSYPRLVSLDKPEATSSVTVAEKHQFSQRAVEAMDVNEHALKRLELRDVENKLPMYLINTLLEHDYEVEDSLKERGIYRDVRFISCKGLVKKQIIMTQMQQMMQIIQEEYQHPVDIEFTLNLSENGEYSINLLQCRPLQVMKGSMQVKIPENIREETIILESKGSSMGLSRSVPIDLIVYVDPKAYYNMPYAEKSKIASCIGKVNWAYRDSGRHMILMVPGRIGTSSPELGVPTTFADISEFEAVCEVEEKDAGYNPELSYGSHIFQDLVEADILYTAVFANEKTKIFRPEKLAEYKNITEEFLDDEANNGIVNVYDLKESECILYYDLKDNRLVLCFTG; translated from the coding sequence ATGGCAGCATTTGACAGAGTATTATCCGGCATACCTGAAATGGACAAATCTCTTGATAACATCAGGCTAGGTGATAATGTTGTTTTCAGGGTTTCTGAACTTTCTGAGTTCAAACTGTTTGTGGACCCATTCATTGAGCAAGCAAAAAAAGATAAAAGAAACATAATCTATTTTCGCTTTGCCACCCATGAGCCTCTGGTTGAAGACTGTCCGGAAGTTAAGACTATTCATGTACCACTCACGCACCGCTTTGAGACATTTACGGTAGATATTCATAATTATATAGAAAAAGAGGGAAAGGATGCCTTCTACGTTTTTGACTGCCTTTCAGAGCTTCAGATACGATGGGCCACTGACCTTATGATGGGTAATTTTTTCAGAGTGACTTGTCCCTTTCTTTTCATTCTTGATACAGTTGCATTCTTCCCAATAATAAGGGGAAAACACTCCTTTCATGCAATCAATAAAATCCTTAATACAACACAGTTGTTTCTTGATGTATATACCGATTCAAGAAACGTATATGTCCGTCCGGAAAAGGTATGGAACAGGGATTCAGAGACCATGTTTCTTCCACATATTTACAGGAAAGAAGAGGGGACCTTTAGACCAATACTGGATGGAGTACAGTCCAGTCGCTTTTATCAGCTTTTGGACGACTTCCAGCGCCCGGGAGAGGATCAGTACATAGACTTTTGGGATAAGTTCTTTAACACTGCTAAAATGCAGTACGACAATCAAATGGATGTCGAAGAGTACTGTAATATGATGTGTAATATCATGATGACGCGGGATGAAAAAATGAGGCTTATGGTGAAAAAGCATTTTAAGCCAAAGGATTATTTCAACGTTAGAAACCATATGATAGGAACAGGGCTTATTGGCGGAAAGGCCTGCGGAATGCTGCTTGCAAGAGCAATAATACGTAATATTAGTCCTGAAATAAATGAAGTTCTTGAACCCCACGATTCGTTTTTTATCGGATCGGATATCTATTACACCTATATTGTTGATAATGAGTTCTGGGATTTGAGAATCCGGCAGAGAACTGAAGAAGAGTATTTTTCACTGGCGGAGGAGTTTGCGGGCAAACTAAAATCAGGTGTCTTTTCAGAGGATCTGTGCACACAGTTTAAGCATATTCTCGAATATTATGGACAGGACCCTTTTATTGTGCGTTCCAGCAGTATTCTGGAGGACGGATTTGGCAATGCTTTTGCCGGAAAATATGAATCTGTATTCTGTGCCAACAGAGGAACACTAGAGGAGAGGCTTCTTGAGTTCGAGAATGCAATCCGAACTGTATACGCCAGCAGTATGAGCCTTTCGGCATTGGATTACCGGAAAAGAAGAGGCCTTGATAAGAGAGATGAACAGATGGCACTTCTTGTGCAAAGAGTTTCAGGGTCATACTATGGACCATACTATATGCCATGTGCGGCAGGTGTGGGCTATTCTTACAGCCCTTATAAGTTTTTGGCGGATATTGATCCAAAAGCAGGTATGCTTAGGCTTGTAATGGGGCTTGGTACGTCTGCTGTAGACAGGACAATGGGTTCATATCCCCGCCTTGTGAGTCTTGATAAGCCGGAGGCTACTTCCTCTGTTACTGTTGCGGAGAAGCATCAGTTTTCACAGAGAGCAGTAGAAGCCATGGATGTAAATGAACATGCACTTAAGCGCCTTGAACTCAGGGATGTTGAGAATAAGCTTCCCATGTACCTGATAAACACGCTACTTGAGCATGATTATGAGGTTGAGGATTCACTAAAAGAGCGGGGGATTTATCGCGATGTGAGATTTATCTCCTGCAAAGGACTGGTAAAAAAACAGATAATCATGACACAGATGCAGCAAATGATGCAGATAATACAGGAGGAATATCAGCATCCTGTAGATATAGAATTTACATTGAATCTCTCTGAAAACGGTGAGTATTCCATAAATCTTTTACAGTGCAGACCACTCCAGGTGATGAAGGGTAGCATGCAGGTGAAAATTCCTGAGAATATCCGGGAGGAGACAATAATCCTTGAAAGTAAGGGCTCATCCATGGGGCTTTCAAGGAGTGTCCCAATAGACCTGATAGTTTATGTCGATCCCAAGGCATATTACAACATGCCATACGCAGAAAAATCAAAGATTGCGAGCTGCATCGGGAAGGTAAACTGGGCCTACCGGGATAGCGGACGTCACATGATACTTATGGTTCCCGGGCGAATCGGAACATCATCTCCGGAGCTTGGAGTGCCCACAACCTTTGCTGATATTAGTGAGTTTGAGGCTGTATGCGAGGTTGAAGAAAAGGATGCAGGCTATAATCCGGAATTATCCTATGGAAGCCATATTTTTCAGGATCTGGTGGAGGCGGACATACTATACACTGCAGTTTTTGCAAATGAAAAGACGAAGATTTTCAGGCCTGAAAAACTGGCTGAATATAAGAATATAACTGAGGAATTCTTAGATGATGAAGCAAATAATGGGATCGTGAATGTATATGACCTAAAGGAATCTGAATGTATCCTCTACTATGATTTGAAGGATAACCGGCTGGTACTGTGTTTTACCGGTTGA